In Macadamia integrifolia cultivar HAES 741 chromosome 1, SCU_Mint_v3, whole genome shotgun sequence, a single window of DNA contains:
- the LOC122075290 gene encoding uncharacterized protein LOC122075290: MSWSLSDSFFVSSKLEVFSVDLFSEPLELTQSDAVIYDGPEGDDFKRFLRSKNIRVNRQGKAIIRVQKHDGDGEILECHYDTFVLETVVPLGPFGFPNIPLPKPQVVNELQSLLDNTNAELVKKNDELNESQSLLYSTKAELEKKNDALHESQSLLDITKAELVKKNDALKELQSLLDNTKADLAKKNDALNELMKRKIDCALSDFL; the protein is encoded by the coding sequence ATGAGTTGGTCGTTGAGTGATAGTTTTTTTGTGAGCTCAAAGTTAGAGGTCTTCTCAGTAGACCTCTTTTCCGAACCATTAGAATTGACACAGAGCGATGCTGTAATCTACGATGGGCCGGAGGGTGATGATTTCAAGAGGTTCTTACGTTCTAAGAACATTCGAGTAAATCGTCAGGGAAAGGCTATTATACGCGTCCAAAAGCATGACGGCGATGGTGAAATCCTTGAATGTCACTATGATACCTTCGTTCTAGAAACAGTGGTTCCATTGGGCCCTTTCGGTTTTCCAAACATACCATTACCGAAGCCACAAGTGGTGAACGAATTGCAAAGCCTCCTGGACAATACAAACGCTGAATTGGTGAAGAAGAATGATGAGCTTAATGAGTCACAAAGTCTCTTGTACAGtaccaaggctgaattggagaagaagaatgatgcgCTTCATGAATCGCAAAGCCTCCTAGACATTACCAAAGCTGAATTGGTGAAGAAAAATGATGCACTTAAAGAATTGCAAAGCCTCTTGGACAATACCAAGGCTGATTTGGCAAAAAAGAATGATGCGCTTAATGAGTTAATGAAGCGAAAGATTGATTGTGCTTTATCGGATTTTCTatag